ACATGTTCAGATCCCATGTTATGACCATTATGGCTACCATGCATGCTGACATCATTGGCTTGAGCTTCATACATGGAATGGAAAAAATGAATAAACAAAGATATTTAATGAAGATGACAATGAGCTGGACTCATCCCAGTACCTGTATCAGAAGTGTTgggttgatgatgatgatcttgACCAATGTTGCCATGTGCCTTGTCCTGCAAAATTGCCCGCAGATTTTGTATAACTTCCTGGTGTGCATTCTGTAACATCAGTTGCCCCGTGTTCATATAGCTTGACGCTTTCTTGGATTTGGCATCAAACTTTGCCAGAGCTGCCCTTGCCTCCGACTGCCTTGTCCTGCTATCAATCTGATCAACAAATCCACCCAGTTCTGCGAGTATACTTGGGAAATAAGATGCAGCCAATGGTTCATTGTTTGCTGGCACATCTGAAAATGGGTGATGGCTCGTATAGTAGCAAGTATTGTTGCTACTCTTAagctgcacacggcaaaagtggAGTGAAACAGTGGCATTACAAAACAACATGGATACAgggaaaaaatttaaaaaatgtaCAGAAACTGAGTAATAGAACTCACCAGTAATAGCCCAAACGTAGCCTTCCCTTGTTGGTCCTTGGTCCTATCAGCAGAAGTGATCTTTTGTATAACATTTTGATCGAAGTACTTTGCACGAGGAGTGTTCATGTGTTCGATCTGGTGTTTGCATTGTAGGTTATCCAAATACAATCTATaatgaaaattttaaaaatatttactggAAAAGTGTAGCACTGAATTGTTATAGTAATTGAAGAACAACCCAGTAATTGATTGACTAAAGTCACTGCAGACTTATGGATGACACAATGGTATACTCACAATCAATAATATAGCACATCCAGGGAGCGATGGTGTCCCTTTCTTTGTCTTGTCAATATGATATGCATGAGCAGCATGTCTAAGGTCATCCACAACCGCCTTGCACCAGTTCATATCCGATAAACGAGACAAGTCCCTAGTCAGGTAAATATCCTTGCATCTGATGTTGTTATCTATGCTAGGAAACAGGAGCTTGTTAGAAGCAATGATAAAGAAAAATCTTATTGCCGTTTCATCATCAATCAAATTAGAGCACAGCTCTAAATCATCCTTCAAGATCTTTTGGAGATGGCTCGCGTGAAGGTCATGGGATTCTTCAAGACCCAACATAATCTTGAGTTTGGACAGAGCCTTGGATGCATGGTTGTTTGTTTGTAGAGGTAGATCTTCATCACTATCTAGTATGCCGAGCACTTGCTTCACGGCAAAGGGAGTCACATGGATTCCCCTATTTTTGCCAAGTTCGATTACCATGCTGTTGGGGTCTAGCCTGTCGAACAAGAACTTCAATAGTTCtctgcttcctatcctctctgcAGATATACCAAGGAGGCCACCAAAACCCATCTCTATGATCTTTATACGCTGGTTGAGGGTCAAgttgtcaacaaatttgttgaatgtCGAAGGGGCGCAGTGAACTGTTGGAGCATGAGCATACTTTACTAGAGTCTTGGTAGTCTGGCCAACAAAGATAGAAAACTGGTTCAAAAACATGTGATCACAATGATACGAAAAGCACCTAAATGAGGAACTAGATTACTATGTTATACCTTCGCAGTTGCATTGGCTGCTACATTTGCATTGGTGCATTGTTTCTTGAGCACACGACGCCATGGCGGGGGTTCCATgaaggcatcatcatcatcatcactttcaTGGAGATCCCTGCCAGTGCTAGGTCCAGCGTGAGATTGGTGCACACTCCTGGTTGGAGGCATGTTCTTGGTTTTCACCATATTAGCATCACAAGGAACTTGTGGTTGAGGTCGTGCTGATGGTTGTggctgccgagcagcatcggCGGGTGGCCGTCCAGCACTAGTGACGGAACTTACATCGATGGACCAAATCCCTTGTGACGTTTCTACTGAGAATGATTTTAGTCTCCCATGCATTTGCTGAGGGGGCCTCATCTCCTTCAGAAAAGGAGGTAAACAACTACTCGGGTCCTGAAACAGGAACGCACGGTTAATGTAAAAAAGTATCGCAGCTCATTGAGAATTTACTGAAAAATTGGTGGTCATCGATAATTTACACAGAGCTCTGATGTATGTTAAACTTACTAAAATTCCCAGCAAAAAATAATTTAGAAATTTACTATGTGGTGTGTTTAGTGTGAAGGGTCGATGATGTTTGTTTGATCTCTTCCgggccagtccaacgactgggccaACTTTGAcacgcgtcctga
This genomic interval from Panicum virgatum strain AP13 chromosome 8K, P.virgatum_v5, whole genome shotgun sequence contains the following:
- the LOC120645162 gene encoding uncharacterized protein LOC120645162 isoform X2 → MRPPQQMHGRLKSFSVETSQGIWSIDVSSVTSAGRPPADAARQPQPSARPQPQVPCDANMVKTKNMPPTRSVHQSHAGPSTGRDLHESDDDDDAFMEPPPWRRVLKKQCTNANVAANATAKTTKTLVKYAHAPTVHCAPSTFNKFVDNLTLNQRIKIIEMGFGGLLGISAERIGSRELLKFLFDRLDPNSMVIELGKNRGIHVTPFAVKQVLGILDSDEDLPLQTNNHASKALSKLKIMLGLEESHDLHASHLQKILKDDLELCSNLIDDETAIRFFFIIASNKLLFPSIDNNIRCKDIYLTRDLSRLSDMNWCKAVVDDLRHAAHAYHIDKTKKGTPSLPGCAILLIIEHMNTPRAKYFDQNVIQKITSADRTKDQQGKATFGLLLLKSSNNTCYYTSHHPFSDVPANNEPLAASYFPSILAELGGFVDQIDSRTRQSEARAALAKFDAKSKKASSYMNTGQLMLQNAHQEVIQNLRAILQDKAHGNIGQDHHHQPNTSDTAQANDVSMHGSHNGHNMGSEHVFDKEVPSETRENELHSGGHPNQDKPLQFAQNGAREPDLPNHATLHHTHDETFPQTDNVHCDKDMEGEPSLVSSQV
- the LOC120645162 gene encoding uncharacterized protein LOC120645162 isoform X1, which produces MRPPQQMHGRLKSFSVETSQGIWSIDVSSVTSAGRPPADAARQPQPSARPQPQVPCDANMVKTKNMPPTRSVHQSHAGPSTGRDLHESDDDDDAFMEPPPWRRVLKKQCTNANVAANATAKTTKTLVKYAHAPTVHCAPSTFNKFVDNLTLNQRIKIIEMGFGGLLGISAERIGSRELLKFLFDRLDPNSMVIELGKNRGIHVTPFAVKQVLGILDSDEDLPLQTNNHASKALSKLKIMLGLEESHDLHASHLQKILKDDLELCSNLIDDETAIRFFFIIASNKLLFPSIDNNIRCKDIYLTRDLSRLSDMNWCKAVVDDLRHAAHAYHIDKTKKGTPSLPGCAILLIIEHMNTPRAKYFDQNVIQKITSADRTKDQQGKATFGLLLLKSSNNTCYYTSHHPFSDVPANNEPLAASYFPSILAELGGFVDQIDSRTRQSEARAALAKFDAKSKKASSYMNTGQLMLQNAHQEVIQNLRAILQDKAHGNIGQDHHHQPNTSDTAQANDVSMHGSHNGHNMGSEHVFDKEVPSETRENELHSGGHPNQDKPLQFAQNGAREPDLPNHATLHHTHDETFPQTDVTTPTKTSTTPHLCSWNNTWP